The DNA sequence GTTGCGAGTGTTTGCCGCTATGTTAGAAATTATGAGTTGGAAGTAAGGCAATAAGCTATGCTACTGAAAAAACCCCAATGCTTAAACTTGGGGACAATCTCTTGACCTACTGATCATAAGTTTATACTTGGGACAATTTCTTGCAAATACTGAATAGGGTAATCAATATCAAGCAACAATACTCCCTATGTTCTATCATAATTGAGACATTTCATTACTtcatggagattaagaaaaagaaaatgatggtTACTTTGTAAGGTGGAGAGATAACAAAGTAAATAGAATATAGAGTAGAGAGTATAGAGTGAGAAAGAGAACAAAGTAGTACAATATAATATAGGTGGAACTACcctatttagaaaaaaaaactcaactaTGATGGTATGACCGTACGACTATAATAAAGTTCAAGCATATATAAATTCATGACATcaatttggtttgattttagcaaaaaaaaatatagccAAATCCCAAATACGGAGTACTTAACTACTTTTACTAGTCCCAAAATATTGGACCTCCCTTTTCTGGGCCAATGTTTTTGGgcttgcaaaataaataaaccaatCATCCTTATTGACCTTTGTTCTCATACATTTGCATTTTAGAGAAAGTTGATGGGagaaatactccatttaattacgtgaaatataattaacaaaagTTACATGATTTTGTGGCGGGCGGACACATCCTTTGGGAGCTGAATCAcactaaataattttgatcTTTCTTTATTGTTAAAACtgaaatataaacatttaagAAAACGGACATAACACGAATAATAATGCTAGGAAATAGTATTGTTTTCGCACAAAACGacaagtattattttttaattgaggaTGCTTGAGATGAGACTGAAAACAAGGTCCTCGCAGTTTAGAACATATGGATGGCGTTTGATGGAGAGAGTGGAGATCTGGTACGCTTGAAAAGTCTTCCTAGCATTCTCATCTTGTTCGAAATCGGGATAATAGATCTTTGAACTAGTCGGTAGTGGTGGATCTAGGAATTTCATATTGTGgatgtaataaataattatatcgACTTAgagatttaaaattaaattaatcttttttcttttgttatcttaactattttctatataatcAATATGAGCATAATTAGgaaccataaataataaaaattaacaaaagaaaCATTTAACAAGCTAAAATGGAAATCCAAGACCGAACAAAGAAACATCTTGTTTTCGTAGTTTAGAGTGTTTTCGGGTAAAACTATACACCTTGTTCTTAATTCGCTCTGCCACAACTCGTCATAGTGTACGATATAATATCGACTCCTATTGAAATTCTAGGGCTTGTTCACTATGCATGAGATAGTGAGTTTTGGCTCTATTTCTTAACCAAAACTGATGTTCACTATCCATTAGTCAATTATGCCAGGCCCTACAATATAAGCTCGGCCCGCACTATTACACCCATAATAAcccaattttcatttattgacAAGAGGGTGCTAATTGGAGCAGCATCGTAGATTGTGTCCAGAATTGAGTGCCAAAAGTCTACTGTGCCCCAAGACTCTCATTTTCACCcagtttgaaattgaatttgaactcatccaaaattaaatttgccCTAGTTCTACAATGGCGGTGTGAAAGTTCAACAGCGTCGGAGTTCGCCCTATTTGCCATCCACTTATCAATACAAAATCCTCAGCATTAAAATTCAACAGCATCGgagttaagtttttttttttcgttcgGAGGTGCATTCAAAGTTATAGCAGGGCCGTTGTCATCTTGAGAACACATTCGCAGTGCAATTTCCATTCACCAATGCTTCAGGCCTTGAAGGCCTAACAATTTGAAATGGCCTTCGACCTGCCTTTCCTAAAATTGATTTGTGTTTTGTGCAGAGAACGACGAGTCTCCTACGATTGAGTCCACCCACCCACATACAAGGATTTGCAAGCTCTAATCCATTTTACCCAAGTAAGTCGCGAATTCTCTCTGTATTCTCCATTCCGAGGGGTCCAATTTGAGATAAAATCTGATATTTGTTAATATCTGTTTTTTTGTGGTAGAGAATATCTATATTTTAGGTTGAGTCGCTTTCATACGTTATGGTAATTTGTTCATATCTTGTGGATTATCTGTTGCTATTTGAATCGTCAATTGATACGGAATTGATGTAGTTTTCCTCTGATTTGGAGATCATTGTGTCTTGTATGTGTTGAGTTGTATTTTGTTCAATCAAAATAGAGGTGCAAAAATCTGCTGCCTCTTACGAAATGCGCAGCCGCACAACCAAATACGAGATCCGTCATGCCGTCAGGGTATTTGCTACTTTTTCCCTGTTGAAACCACCGATCCCTCGTCAAGTACATGAATGCACGCACCCGATTGTCAAAAGAAGGATCCTTGACTACggacaaaattttgaataaaatggaCCGCCAAATAAAGCATCTGAAGATCGATTCATTTTTGATCACCGTTTTCAAACTTGGAAGGGCCCGAAATTTTTAACTGCTGTGTCTGGAATATATGCGGGGGTGGTTTGGGAAGGGGGAGAACTTTTACTTGGGGAAAAAAGTTCCCATTTTCCCCGGGTTTTGGGGGCCCATCATGAAAAAAAACCTGAGTTTTCCGCCGGGACCCGGGGGCCACCGGCAGGGGGTGGGGCACAAAGTGGGGGAAATTTTGGGGGCCTCGCACTCTTTTTTAATGGCCAAACCCACCCCCCGCCCCCAAAAACCCGCCCCCACCATAGATGGAAATGGTTTAAGGTATTGTTTTTTGGTTCccctaaaaaattaaaaataataaataatgagtAAAAACCGATGGTCCGcccttttgtttttctttgctttAAGGGGGCCTTGGTGCTCTTGATGGAACACACATCAACGAAATTGTCCGACCGACGACAAGCCTCAAAAGAACTGGGAAAGGGGGCGATAGCGACTAATACCCTTGCCGTAGGGACCAAATATGAAACTGTGTATCTGCTCCCCGGAGGGGAAAGGGGGCCCGCGGGGACTCCCGCATTCTAAGAGATCCCTTTGGATAATGGGTTAAAGGGTGACAAGGAAATGTTGGTCTACATTGTAGAAAATTTTGGGAAGAAGTTGTGTATAAATTAGTAGTGAAtcaagtttttgttttttttgggttgatcTGGGTTGTTACTATTGTGCGATAATGCGTACGTTTAAAAAGAATGGTTTCCTCACACCATACCTTTCCCTTCTTATCATCTTAATGAGTTTGGCCCGGCATGGAGGCCCCACAAgacccaaaaagaaatgttcAACATGCGCCATACTAAGGCCCCAAACATCATCGAACGCGCATTTGCGCCTTAAAGATGCGATGGGGGACCCTTTTTCAAGTGCGGCCTTTTCCCCCAAGAGACTCAAACCCTTTTTTATTATGCCCCGCCcctttttctccaaaattttgGCCTGCCGGGAGATGGAGGTAGATCCAATAGAAAGGGAGTTTGGGAGGGGGTTTTTCGAGGTAGCTCACAAGACAACATAGGCGTTTATTATGGGGCAATTTAGCCAAAGCCCCGAGTGGACTCAAACTAGGGGGACACTAGGGAATGAACATGTGGATGAATTGATAGGTTTTTTTGTTAACTAAATCCGATTTTTATGACCCCTTCTTCCGATTTCGTCATCTTGTTAACATTTGTGCCTTTTTTTTCCACTATTTTACTTTCGTAATTTTGGTGATTGGGGGTTTTGTTatttcctttctctttttgtttagaggaatttattattggtCCTTATTGTTTTgcccaaatttttaaaaaaaataaaaaccctGGGGTTTAAATTAAGCTCAATGTCTTGATTAGGTTCATGGCTTTGCTTCTCGTAAAAGGGGTGGTGTTTTGATGGGGAAGCTTTTGAATAGTACTTATTGGATAAAAATTGGTATGTTTTTGAAATTAACAACCggaaattttatgtttgttaagttaacaatttttttgggttggGGGTTCCAGATCAATTTGTGGttatgtataaaatttttttggggtttgggtttacaaaataaagtttaagaaaatgattccTAGAAAAAAAACCCCTTTAAATATGATTCatagtaactttactttcctgtgtttggaaaatatcaagattttttaaatttatatttaatttaaaacaccaaactaaaaatatacttattatttttatttataaaactatGACCTCTTGTATCAAGTACTCCATTTGTAAGGAGGTAGATATATGTCCATCAACAAAGTAAAGAGGCTGAAGTGTATATATTCCAAATTGGTGAAAATTAGGGGTAGATATATGTCCATCGTAATTAATGTCATGTTTAATTATGGTTTGGGGGTTGATGAGTCTGTTTTGGTATTTAAAGGTGAAGAACTTTGTCATTTTCATCCACCACAGCTACACTCTTTCTCAATTATCGCAGCCATGGATATTCCTCCACAAGCTGTTCTACTTTACAAAGGAAAATGGACTGCAGATTGTGACAATATCCTCCTGGATTCTTTGTTGAGCAGGCAGTCTGATCCGCAATACACGAACCCCCTCTTCCCCAGTTGGAGTCTTGTGCGTACTGCGGCCTCTGAGATTGCGAGCATCGGAGGAGTCAAGTTCACTACAATTGAAGTCGATGTACGCGTGGACGTGCTGCATTCGCGCTACAAAGCCTTCAATGAGGTCGTGACGTTCCCAGGCGCCAGGTGGGATTACCCCTCCAAGTCTGTGATTGCCTCTGACGAAGTCTGGCTTCAAATCTTTGAGGTATGAAGTTTTGTTCAATATTATTGGCTTTCAGAcgatagaaaaaaattatgtctcctataaaaaattacatgtttTGTGGTTTGTATCATCAACCATATGTTGTTTTGTAGAACAATGACTTGGCGAGAGCGTATTACCATCACGAAGAGCCCATGTACTCCAAACTTGTGTGCCTTTTTGGTAGGGACGATGCGAAACCGGAGCCATCAACCGAAGTGATTGTCATATCCGACGACACAGAGAAGCTGTCAAGCGAACTACACATGGGCAATGCAGGAGCGATTGACGAAGAAGTAAACTCCCCTGCGACCGTTCCTCGAACATATGTTAGGCGTAAACTGTTTGATGAAGACCTACCAACTACGGACATGGAGTCAAGTACAGCGATACGAACCAGGGCCGAGAGTGTTGCGACTTTCCGTAAACCACTACCACCCCATATGCGTGCCCCTGCCGGCCAGCTTTGTGTCTCGCCACTTGGAAGTTCTTGTGGTTCCAACTCACTCAATGGGTTGTTGCCACATCAGCATAAATGAAGGCTGTAAGCAAGGAGATAAAAGTCCTGTCGCAACGCACAATGTGTGAGTTTTGCAATGTGAACAACGTAGTAAAGGACTTTGTGTTTATAATCTCCTCACTACTCTTTTGTGGATGTATGTAGGCTGCTCACTTATTTTGTATTTCAGAAGCACTTGTATTGATGCAtatctaattatataaaaaattatgccTTCGTTTAATACATCTAAGACATGCAAATGTGCCACAACTTAGCATAAACGGGGGTCAAAGTTACAACTGCAATTATCCCCAATATTGGAAAACATCCATTCACAAAAGTTGTCAACTATAAACCGTTGACGATGAGGATAAAGAGATGCAGGTTCATATACACTGCAACAGAATTCGATCATGTCACGACCATACATATAACTAGTTAAGTACAAAAGGTTGATTGGTCGGACACTATAATACTAGTTTAAACATACAAAACGTAGCTACAAAAGCAAATATACCAACGACTAAACGATCATTCAGATCCCCCTGCGATGTTCATCAATAAGCATCAACACATACCCAAGCCGAGCATCTTCCGGCATACCAATAAACACCTCAAGGCGCTGAGGCTTGTCTCCCAGTATGTTGCATAGCTGATAGCGTTGTGCTATGGTCAGGCCTTCCACAGTACCTAGTTTATCATAAACATCTTGCCTAGCCTTGCCCAAGTCAAACTCATAGCCGATCCTTTCCGAGATGACCTCCAACCTTGCATTGGTTTCATTGTGTAGATTTGCAAGGAACTCCATCATAGCGTTGTCACCAGAGTCAGTTTTTCCTTTGAACCTGCTAGGTTTGTTGGTTGATGCCTCCTTGGTTGAAGATCTTGTAATGGTTTCAATAACATCAGGGATATCAGTTAGGGGAACACTTGGATCCGGGGAGAAATCTTCGAAAGTAGGGTAGTAGTAGTTGTTGTTGTCGTTGGATTGACTGCCCCCCGCGAGTTGGGCACGGACTCGTGCCGCCGCTGCATCTACTTGCTCTGCCCCACCACCTCCGGCACGATCCTTGCCAAAAATACTCTTCCATATCTCGAATAAGGGCCATGACTTCGTGCGCATAAACTTTGTTTCCTTGTCGGCCTGTAATTTTGGTATCTTTAGTTAGTTgcataaatcacaaaaaaaaatattcagaGAACGGTAAACTGGAGGAGGGTTAAGTGATTGAAGCCTTGAGACAATACCTGAACAATTTGTTCCCATTGCTCATCATCACACTCGATCTTATACTTGCCGTCACTGTTGAAACCAATACCTGTCCTACTCAGAATGGATCGCAGCAGACCATAACTTTTCTTCCATGCCGATATTTTTGAATTGATGTGAGGGGTCCCTTTGATATCGGAGTCGGGAAATTCTGCACGAAAACTATCTTCGATCTTACTTTGGTAACCTGAACGGAAGCCATTATCCGATTTCCACCCTCTAGCAACGAGTTCAAGGAGTGAGGCAGCCAGAATTTCTTCCTCGCGCGGTGTCCACATCCTACGGGAGCGGTCTCCCTTCCGAAACTTCTGCCTTGGTGAAAAATTCATTCCCACAGAGGCTATAAACACAAATATAGTGCACTGACCATAAATTACAGACATATAATGGAAAAGCAATACAAAAAATAGCATCTTGGATTAGTAAAACAGAACACACCTCCTCCCAAGTTGATACCACCATCTAATCCCTCTGACCTTGGCCGTTTAGTAGGTGGAATCGGACCTACAAAATCAAACACGAAACGAGGGGGAATATACCCCCAacatatcaacacaacattgGTGAACAACATGCCTAAGATACGCATACCCAAATATAAACCAACAAAATTGGGGGTGGGGGTGAATACAGTCTCTTGAAAAATTCCTAACAAGTCGACATATTTTACACTTCAAAATAAACGGGGATTACCTTTCATTGAGAGTGCTCTGGATTGCATTTTTTCTGTTTGAGATGAACTAATGTTTGTGATAGAATCTGACTGGTTcgttcatttatttattggaaaaggcaatgttcaatttttcatttgccGCTAACTTCGATCCTCTGCGCggcaaattaaatttattggaaAAGGCAATGTTCAATTTTTCAATTGCCGCTAACTTTTCGTTCTGCGCGGCTAATTAAATTTGCTGAAATGTTTAAGGGCAAAGCGGTAACTTTATCTGGAAAAAAGcagcaaaaaataaatgacaaaaaaattggGTCAAAACTGCAGCTCAATTCTTATTAACTGAACGCCCCATTAAGTTGTCAATTAGGTGGGCCCAACAATCGTATTTCTGCTCTTGTTTCATATCTTGAGAACCCACCTCATGCATAGTGAACAAGCCCTAAGAATGAAAgagtaaaaacaaattttcttaAGAGATTTAAGTCGTACTTGCTCTTTGTGGATGCAAGAATGGATTTAGATGTGTATATTCGTACTCCTAGTTCTCCTTTGATAGGTTGTGGTCAGCTAGAGAGTGATGATCTATTGGATCCTATACCTCCTCTATCCCGTAAGTCACGTCTCTCCTTGTTGTATGCCTTACCTGTTGAATCTTGCTTGAGATATTGTAGTAGTAGCACGGAGTACGATATTTTAGCCTTGTTACTGAATTATTTAGTGTGCAGATCCAATTtggtttaattaaaaaaataaaaaattagtacgaagtctaaatttgaaatttcaagtATACCCCTACCATGGTCACACGCTGAAATCATGCGAGCAGCTTCCCATTACTTCCTCCTCATCTTCTCTTTCCTGAAATCCCCAAACTCCTCTCACTAGGGTTTCTCACTCAATCCCTCTATCACATATCTCCGTGATTCGGTCTACATGGCGGGAATCAGATTGCCGCCGGAGGATTCCGACGTATCGCAAGCTGCTCGGCAGGTTGCCGCCATCGATCTGATCTCCGATGATGACCGTTCCATAGCCGCCGACTCTTGGTCCATAAAGAGCGATTATGGAAGCACTCTCGATGACGAGCAGCGTCAGGCTGACGCCGCTGAAGCGCTCTCCTCCGCTGCTTACCGTGCCGCGTCCGACTACAGGTCATTTCTGCCTTAGTTCCGATTCGTAACACTTTAGCCTTTCAAGTGATCTGTTTGAATTTGCTTGGTATGCTAATAATTGAACTCCACGTTGCCATAGCATGATTTTCTGAAATGGCTAGTCACTTCGTTTGGGGATTCTTCTCCCACTGATAGTGTAgaatgctaactaattatgGGAATTACAAAATAGGTTCTCAATTTCATTCGTCATGGGATGACTTATTTGTGTGGTTTCGAACTCAGAAAATTCTGATGTTTGTGTTGAGCAGTTCTGACAAAGAGGAGCCAGATGCGGAGGCAGTTTCATCAATGCTGGGATTCCAGAGTTACTGGGATGCAGCATATGCAGATGAATTGGCAAATTTCCGAGAACATGGTCATGCTGGAGAAGTTTGGTGAGTCTACATCTGGTTTCTGGACAGTTGGTGTATTCCAATTTCATTCTTAGAAACTATTGTTGTTCTGTCCCAACTCTGTGATGGAGAAAGATTATGTTTGCTCTCAGAGTCTCAGTTATTCTCCCTACTCCCTAACTAGTCTTCGTGTTTAACATCAGATAATTTCATGGATTTCCTTATTGCCGTTGGAGTATTGTTTTTTGGATTTCTGATTAGGATGAGATTACCATGTTCATGTATGGTTACAAGTCTTGGGTGATTTTAGGAGAGTGTTCGATAAGTGCAGGTGGTCTAGACTCTTGAAGAGGATAAATTTTCTCAGTGTACTAACAATGTGACATGTTTCATCTTTAGGTTATTCTTCCTCTGTATTAAGTAACACTATAGGCAGGTTTATATCAGatcttataaataaaatttggagtATCTAAACCACTCATTGTAAATTTTCTACTACTTtgcttattattttattcaaaatatgtaTCTGAAGTCAGTACAATTGAAATAAGTAAAACCACGATATTTAACTAACTAACAGATCTTTACATACGCTGCGACTACTTTGCATGAAGGAAAATGATCACAATGCATAAGTTCGTTATATCATCTGTTCTTGTTCTGTCTGCTGTGGAAGTGATTATATCAAACCTTATCAGCTATAAGTTCGTCATGTACGTTTTAATTTGTAGGTTTGGACCTGATGTGATGGAAAATATGGCTTCATGGACCAAAAGTGTATGCCTTGAAATTTCTCAGCGTAACTTGCCAAACCATGTAGACAGTACAAACTGTTTGCCTGCTGGGCAGCCTGAAAAAGACTTATCTGGATGGAGCATTCTGGATGTTGGTACTGGTAATGGCTTGCTTCTTCAGGAGCTCAGTAAGCTGGGGTACAGTAAACTCTAAATGTTCTGCTTGTTAtttcatttctctcttttttttttctcctgtTCCTAAAGATCTTTTGTGCGGTACACACTTTTAGGTGCTGGATACCTGTCTTGCATTTTTATGGCTGTTGCATTATACACCTATCTAGTTATACTCTACATTGAAGGAAATTATTTCCAGAGAGCATTGCTATCTTAGTTAGTTGCAACAATTTATACTGAAGTTGTGTCCTTGTATTGTAGGGCAGGGAGTGGTATCCGTTCCCTGCAATGAGACTTACATAGGCTGATAGGCTTCCCTACAATTATTTTCGTGAAACATATAGCTCCAGCAGCTAAAGATGCTGTTTGTCTTGCCTCATCAGCCATAGGAGGGGCTACAAAAAGAGTCCAGCTTCCAATAATGCAAGTTTTGTGTTAAGAACTTAAGGAAGACTGATAGGAGATAGAGAGATAGAGAACGTCCTGTTAGTGTTTTGTGATGGTTTGGAGATATTGATGCATTGGTAATTAGTTGGGATATCATACAACTGCTGAATAACCGATAAACATAGGCTTATGGGGCTTTTCTACCCTATATCAATTTTCATACTGGCGTATATTGATGGATATTTTACTTCATATGCCTTTTAAGGAAGTAGTTTGATTTATTCCAGGGACATCACTTTTGATTTATTGACACTGGTCCTTGTAGGTTCGTATTACGCCAATCAAGACTTCACTTcagatctatttttttaagcaGCAGTCTCCAGCATATTAGtcttaataaattaagttgtataaaattaacaaaaagtaTCTGTTACATGCTTACGATATTATATAGTGTGAAATTTCTGCAAGAAAGTGCCAAATGTGTGCTAAGCATTGCCTCTGCTGGaatcaaattcttgaaataaaGTGTGCTTGCAAGTTGCAATTGAGAATTTCATGTGGCTTAATGCGGAGTTTAATGCACAAGTGGGGTCTTGCGTTgctatatattttgtgatgatTAATGTTGATTGTCTCTTGCTGATTTTGATGAAGTTTGATTCCAACTTGTCACTACTTTCACCTCACAGGTTCTCAGATCTCACTGGAACTGATTACAGTGAAGCAGCTGTTGACCTAGCTCGAAACCTTGCACAGCGTGATGGATTCCCTAATATTAAATTCCTGGTAAGACCCCAAATATTTATCATCTCGTTCTTGTTCTCTTGCAGCCTAAACCTGTGATAATTGATACGGACGCTACTGGATACTCATTGTTACTACAATATTGTTTCTTAGTTTAAATTAGTTGAGTATTCTTTGGGAGAGCCAGTTACACTCACTGAATCTGAATGCTGATCTAATACTAAAAAGTTGTTTTTCTTCTATCCTTGTTTTTCTGTAAATGAACTGCTAATTATTGATACTGTTTTGTACCAGTTGAGGCTGTTTTATCTAAGGACATAAATATAATGCAAATTTTTGGAAGAACAACATTCTTTGTAGTCTGCAAATTTTTGGAAGAACAGCATTGTTTGACTACAAGACATTTGAGTTGTACAATGTAGCTATCCTTGCTTGTCTTTAGTTAGTACTCCACTTACTCTTTACGTCTTCAGACATCTTATATAAGAGAATCATTCTCTAACATTTGCTCTAAATTTATGTTTCATGCAATGTTGCATCAGTTTTCGTTATCATTTTCTATGATTTGAAACCTTGATTAATTGACCTATCACTTTATCTATAAATGAAAGTAATTGGTTTTTAAGTACTTGTCTCTAACCATTATACAAATAATCTACTGTATTTTGGCATTATATGTTTGTTACCGATGTATAGTGGTTTGTGACTAGCctaattataaattgaacATTCTAGGCAAAATTTTAGACCAGATATATCATTGTGAAATACCTAATCCTTTTGGGATCAAATCATCAATAACTTTGCTTAATAAGGCGTGCCAAACATTCTTCAGTTCTTATTACCTAGGGATCAAATATTTCATCAGGGAAGTCTTTTTCCTTCAGTAAAGTGCTCACTTAAGGCTTCTTCACAATGCATATACTTTAATCAACCTTTTGTTTTCCATGTTATATATGAATAGGTTGATCTTTTTCTTCAAACTATTTTTCAGGTTGATGATATTCTTGACACAAAACTAGATCGGAAATTTCAGCTAGTCACAGATAAAGGAACACTGGATGCAATTGGATTGCATCCTGATGGTCCTATCAAAAGGTAAATAGTATTTTCAACAGTGTGGGCTTCTATGTTAATGTCCTATTATACTGCATACTGTTTCATTGTTCCTCTCTACCACTCCCCCAAGTGGTCATGCTTCTTTCTAGTCATGCTGGGGTTTCCTCAAATGCAGGCCCTTTTGTGTGTAGATTAATAAACTAG is a window from the Salvia hispanica cultivar TCC Black 2014 chromosome 1, UniMelb_Shisp_WGS_1.0, whole genome shotgun sequence genome containing:
- the LOC125204070 gene encoding uncharacterized protein LOC125204070, which gives rise to MRTKSWPLFEIWKSIFGKDRAGGGGAEQVDAAAARVRAQLAGGSQSNDNNNYYYPTFEDFSPDPSVPLTDIPDVIETITRSSTKEASTNKPSRFKGKTDSGDNAMMEFLANLHNETNARLEVISERIGYEFDLGKARQDVYDKLGTVEGLTIAQRYQLCNILGDKPQRLEVFIGMPEDARLGYVLMLIDEHRRGI
- the LOC125201239 gene encoding EEF1A lysine methyltransferase 2 encodes the protein MAGIRLPPEDSDVSQAARQVAAIDLISDDDRSIAADSWSIKSDYGSTLDDEQRQADAAEALSSAAYRAASDYSSDKEEPDAEAVSSMLGFQSYWDAAYADELANFREHGHAGEVWFGPDVMENMASWTKSVCLEISQRNLPNHVDSTNCLPAGQPEKDLSGWSILDVGTGNGLLLQELSKLGFSDLTGTDYSEAAVDLARNLAQRDGFPNIKFLVDDILDTKLDRKFQLVTDKGTLDAIGLHPDGPIKRIMYWDSVSGLVASGGLVVITSCNNTKDELIQEVEVYNQRRNGGSREADDGNQDAAGRDAIFEYVDHIRTYPTFMFGGSVGSRVATVAFLRK